The following are encoded in a window of Torulaspora globosa chromosome 4, complete sequence genomic DNA:
- the KIP3 gene encoding tubulin-dependent ATPase KIP3 (ancestral locus Anc_3.528), whose product METSDCKRQSSIVVAVRVRPFTAEERAFLGNEDSSTRYSLSIGDSKLVVPLNSQTENGTGTKITRPPAMTRPRGIRKVVECVDDKMMIFDPAETNPLNTMSETVLNSIYSHSRNNRRRLRRGGGELKFVFDKLYDEDATQMDVYSGTTSALLDSVLDGFNGTVFAYGATGCGKTYTVSGSPEEPGIIFLAMQDLFNRIEALKDTKKFEISLSYLEIYNEMIRDLLKPETSPKKLVIREDSENGISVANLSHHRPQTVDDVMDMVIRANMNRTTSATDANEASSRSHAVLQINIIQSNRSAEITSNHTFAKLSIIDLAGSERAASTKNRGERLHEGANINRSLLALGNCINALCMSDGTRRTCHVPYRDSKLTRLLKFSLGGNCKTVMIVCISPSSTHYDETLNTLKYANRAKEIKTKVIRNQQSLDRHVGSYLKMIEEQRQEISELRKREANVVDLQLKRYKLTLDKVQMALGDCINGVRLTYDRAEYQRAKVVKSLILCKRRFLQMISLELNNVITIAQNWTNINIVNSCSLVLDQLANKIRELEAKFDAGNDEFEQVMEHARITTLPKLREMENWDDTRDLLYFESELDRIAESLRNEILINASAMVEKLLEDPTLSKRIKFLSDCLANDSSVESAIADLAHIDQEFEHFGELFLRETDSPHSALQVPSDKPKQVKKTVRWSNLPEQIPEQDHEPEKAQEQEQAQEQEHPTDIDISMQDIATPPPPARSANSRNSLLNHRLLSGRL is encoded by the coding sequence ATGGAGACGTCAGACTGCAAGCGACAGTCATCCATTGTAGTGGCCGTGCGGGTGAGGCCCTTCACTGCGGAGGAGCGAGCGTTTTTGGGCAACGAGGACTCTAGTACGAGATACTCTTTGAGCATCGGTGATTCGAAGCTGGTGGTGCCACTTAATTCGCAGACGGAGAATGGTACTGGTACTAAAATTACTAGGCCGCCAGCGATGACGCGCCCTCGTGGTATTAGAAAGGTAGTTGAGTGCGTTGACGATaagatgatgatcttcgATCCGGCAGAGACCAACCCATTGAACACTATGAGTGAGACGGTGTTGAATTCCATCTATTCACATAGCAGAAACAACAGAAGGAGGCTGCGAAGAGGTGGTGGAGAGTTGAAGTTTGTTTTCGACAAACTATACGACGAAGACGCAACGCAAATGGATGTATACTCGGGGACCACTAGCGCCTTATTAGACTCTGTGCTGGATGGTTTCAATGGAACAGTGTTTGCATATGGGGCCACGGGATGCGGCAAGACTTATACAGTGAGCGGCTCGCCGGAGGAACCTGGTATCATTTTTTTGGCGATGCAAGATCTGTTCAACAGGATCGAAGCACTCAAGGATACAAAGAAGTTTGAGATCTCGCTCTCTTATTTGGAAATCTACAATGAGATGATACGAGATCTGCTAAAGCCAGAGACGTCACCAAAGAAATTGGTCATCAGAGAGGACAGCGAAAACGGAATAAGCGTGGCCAACCTGTCGCATCATAGGCCTCAGACGGTGGATGACGTGATGGATATGGTTATAAGAGCCAACATGAACCGAACGACATCGGCCACGGACGCaaatgaagcttcttcaaggtctCATGCTGTCTTGCAGATCAATATCATACAGAGCAATAGATCTGCAGAGATTACTTCGAATCATACATTCGCGAAACTATCCATCATTGATCTTGCAGGTAGTGAACGTGCGGCTTCCACCAAGAACAGGGGAGAGCGGCTACATGAGGGCGCCAACATAAACAGGTCGTTACTGGCGCTTGGGAATTGTATCAACGCATTGTGTATGAGTGACGGGACACGCCGGACGTGCCATGTTCCTTATAGAGATTCCAAGCTGACCAGATTGTTGAAATTTTCGCTAGGCGGGAATTGTAAGACAGTGATGATCGTGTGCATATCACCCAGCAGTACGCATTATGACGAAACTTTGAATACTCTGAAATATGCAAACCGTGCgaaagagatcaagacCAAAGTGATTAGAAACCAGCAGTCACTTGATAGACATGTTGGGTCTTATCTGAAGATGATTGAAGAGCAGAGACAGGAGATAAGCGAGCTGCGTAAAAGAGAGGCCAACGTTGTCGACCTCCAGTTAAAAAGATACAAACTGACTCTGGATAAAGTTCAAATGGCTCTCGGTGACTGCATTAACGGGGTCCGACTAACGTACGACCGAGCGGAATATCAAAGGGCTAAGGTGGTCAAGTCATTAATTCTATGCAAGAGAAGGTTCCTCCAGATGATATCTTTAGAGCTGAACAATGTGATCACAATAGCGCAAAACTGGACCAACATAAACATCGTCAACAGTTGTTCGCTGGTGCTGGATCAACTGGCCAACAAGATACGTGAACTAGAAGCAAAATTTGACGCCGGAAACGACGAGTTTGAACAGGTCATGGAGCATGCCCGGATTACCACTCTACCCAAGCTGAGAGAAATGGAAAACTGGGACGACACTCGAGATCTCCTCTACTTTGAATCGGAACTCGATCGCATCGCCGAAAGCCTGAGGAATGAGATCCTAATCAACGCTTCCGCGATGGTCGAGAAACTGCTCGAGGACCCGACACTCTCGAAAAGGATCAAGTTTTTATCCGACTGTCTGGCAAATGACTCAAGCGTTGAATCCGCCATCGCTGATCTTGCGCACATAGATCAAGAGTTTGAGCATTTTGGCGAGCTCTTCTTACGAGAGACCGACAGCCCACACTCTGCACTTCAAGTGCCGAGTGACAAGCCCAAACAAGTCAAGAAGACCGTCAGATGGTCAAATTTGCCCGAACAGATCCCGGAGCAAGATCATGAACCGGAAAAGGcacaagaacaagaacaagcaCAAGAACAGGAACATCCGACCGACATAGACATCAGCATGCAAGACATTGCAACGCCTCCACCTCCTGCACGCTCTGCCAACAGCAGGAACTCCTTGCTGAATCACCGTCTACTGTCCGGTCGATTATAG
- the MDM34 gene encoding ERMES complex subunit MDM34 (ancestral locus Anc_3.529) yields the protein MSFRFNPESFRDNSFNEEIRAKLTKALNSSSGSSTPTMVETASSEKGAVQGAKMAAVSNSGSLGAATDSESTMRSRKLDILKSDIIVSKVNFPTMPKLEILDLDISAQPRSLVKGICKISCMDAMLQIQTEIEGNLLLVYSEYSPEFTTPTLNCKGSFTIPITMVFSGVQLEAITNIFVKNSGIGISFNDVNLDFDFNCSIKILQSTIEKRLKKSMQSLFKDVLPKVIFNMSQSLFTAETGSSRPTEAASGDEEAYSSSTAPKVILEETDMQELSAANMLRLSTLISSRQTLSLQATVLNVPSTIPGCLERQNLHRFNSRIPSLSNYYAAYKDPERHAALMKRTSSTLAIHPPSSLRSENLLPERVLQENAYDLKTIASIQSRIFDRGADDNVRPRRRKLTLKRKKKSKEEVPTEAPDSGISSGTDTFVGSPEPTTPVAEDANQPTTETSSIPANTMLSLKLPTSIRPNYLTRLERTLLPLETGREKATASINPLEEPGFSPYRPELHRLHSSLYSPLSRHGSMLISSKELSEPKQLLDPKGLNLLCLNRHARKWGNEEEPPPYQI from the coding sequence ATGTCTTTCAGGTTTAATCCTGAATCTTTCAGGGACAACTCTTTCAATGAGGAAATTCGGGCGAAATTAACCAAGGCGTTGAACTCGTCCTCCGGATCGTCAACACCAACCATGGTAGAGACTGCTTCCAGCGAGAAGGGTGCTGTTCAAGGTGCGAAAATGGCTGCTGTGTCTAATTCTGGCTCGTTGGGGGCCGCAACTGATTCGGAGTCCACCATGAGATCGAGAAAACTGGATATTCTAAAAAGCGATATAATTGTGAGTAAGGTGAACTTCCCAACTATGCCGAAGCTTGAGATTCTGGACCTCGATATCAGTGCTCAGCCGCGGTCATTGGTAAAGGGAATCTGCAAGATTTCCTGCATGGATGCTATGCTGCAGATTCAGACAGAGATCGAAGGGAACTTGTTACTTGTGTATTCCGAATACTCGCCAGAATTCACAACACCAACTTTGAACTGTAAGGGCTCCTTCACTATTCCTATCACTATGGTCTTCAGTGGAGTGCAGCTGGAGGCTATAACCAATATCTTTGTCAAAAACTCTGGTATCGGAATCTCGTTCAACGATGTAAACTTGGACTTTGACTTTAACTGTTCGatcaagattcttcaaTCCACTATTGAAAAGCGCTTGAAAAAATCCATGCAGTCTCTTTTCAAGGATGTGCTACCAAAAGTCATCTTCAACATGTCCCAGTCGCTGTTTACCGCCGAAACTGGCTCTTCGAGGCCCACCGAAGCTGCCAGTGGCGATGAGGAGGCATACTCGAGCTCAACAGCACCAAAGGTgatacttgaagaaacagataTGCAGGAACTGTCAGCGGCCAACATGCTCCGCTTATCAACTTTAATTTCCTCCCGACAGACTTTATCGCTGCAGGCGACAGTGCTCAATGTTCCCTCTACGATACCTGGTTGTCTGGAGAGACAGAACTTGCATCGCTTCAACTCTAGGATTCCATCCTTGTCGAATTACTACGCTGCATATAAGGATCCCGAGAGGCACGCAGcgttgatgaaaagaacCAGTTCAACACTCGCCATCCACCCTCCTTCCTCATTGAGAAGCGAAAACTTGCTGCCTGAGAGAGTGTTACAGGAGAATGCATACGACTTGAAGACGATTGCAAGTATTCAAAGCCGCATATTTGACAGAGGTGCAGATGACAATGTTCGACCTCGTAGACGGAAACTTACTTTGAaaaggaaaaagaagagcaaagaagaggttCCCACCGAGGCTCCAGACTCAGGTATCTCGAGTGGCACAGACACTTTTGTTGGCTCTCCAGAGCCAACTACTCCAGTTGCCGAGGACGCAAATCAACCAACAACGGAAACATCCTCCATTCCTGCTAATACTATGCTGTCTTTGAAACTGCCAACAAGCATAAGACCTAACTACCTTACACGCCTCGAGAGAACCCTACTTCCACTAGAAACCGGCCGCGAGAAAGCAACCGCATCGATAAACCCGCTCGAAGAGCCAGGTTTTTCACCTTACAGACCAGAACTACATCGCTTGCACTCATCTCTATACTCCCCTTTGTCAAGGCATGGTTCCATGCTGATATCGAGCAAAGAATTGTCCGAGCCAAAACAACTGCTCGACCCCAAAGGCCTGAACTTGCTTTGCCTGAACCGTCACGCTCGAAAATGGGGCAATGAGGAAGAACCACCACCATATCAGATTTAG
- the BOL2 gene encoding Bol2p (ancestral locus Anc_3.530), with protein sequence MKFNTMQRAYWLPTGKEDQSSIMPSERDLRTKIESGIPDLHNLIVTDISNGCGQSFDVVVISNSFEGKNKLQRSRQINTLLKEEIAQIHAFSCKCYTEAEWSKIVV encoded by the coding sequence ATGAAATTCAACACTATGCAAAGAGCTTACTGGCTTCCCactggaaaagaagaccAGAGCTCAATTATGCCTAGTGAGCGGGATCTAAGGACCAAGATTGAGTCTGGCATACCGGACTTGCACAACTTGATCGTCACAGATATCTCTAATGGTTGCGGCCAAAGCTTCGACGTGGTTGTGATTAGTAACAGCTTCGAAGGAAAGAacaagctgcaaagaagCCGTCAGATCAACACCttgttgaaagaagagattgcgCAGATTCACGCGTTCAGTTGTAAATGCTACACGGAAGCTGAGTGGTCTAAGATAGTTGTCTGA
- the NIF3 gene encoding uncharacterized protein (ancestral locus Anc_3.531): MSRAISRTQLQSIIRSITKHYPASYADSTWDNTGLLIDCSEEDNGSSSAKVTYPLVLLTVDLTASVAQEAIDNGCSAIVAYHPFIFPSWKRLNPAQNPQHKSAIRLIQEGISVYCPHTAVDAAKGGVNDWLANGLVGGNSALIQSNDTIEQLSSDLVRGEADNEVGYGRLVKLTRSLDLASIIENVKRSLGIEHLQVASKFGDLSKHPIRTVALCAGSGSGVFKSLREDVDLYYTGELSHHEILRYKEMGNAVIVCNHSNTERGYLKQEMSKLLAIEGINCMVSKADVDPLRVV, from the coding sequence ATGAGTCGGGCCATCTCTAGAACCCAGCTCCAATCGATCATAAGATCCATAACGAAACACTATCCGGCAAGCTATGCAGACAGTACGTGGGATAACACTGGGCTATTAATCGACTGTTCAGAAGAGGACAATGGATCATCTTCCGCTAAGGTAACATACCCATTGGTGCTATTGACAGTCGATCTGACGGCTTCCGTGGCTCAAGAAGCAATCGACAACGGCTGCAGCGCAATCGTGGCATATCATCCTTTCATCTTTCccagctggaagagattgaacCCAGCACAAAACCCACAGCATAAGAGCGCCATCCGACTAATTCAGGAGGGAATATCAGTCTACTGCCCTCACACGGCTGTTGATGCGGCCAAAGGTGGCGTGAATGACTGGCTGGCCAATGGTTTGGTCGGCGGGAACAGCGCTCTGATACAGTCAAATGACACGATCGAACAGCTCAGCAGCGACTTAGTCCGCGGTGAAGCCGACAACGAAGTCGGCTATGGCCGTCTGGTGAAGCTCACAAGAAGCCTGGACCTAGCATCAATCATCGAGAACGTCAAGAGAAGCCTAGGAATTGAACATTTGCAAGTCGCCTCAAAGTTCGGAGACCTTTCCAAGCATCCTATCAGGACAGTAGCGCTATGTGCGGGCAGCGGCTCTGGCGTTTTCAAGTCCTTACGAGAAGACGTGGATCTCTACTACACTGGTGAACTATCTCACCACGAAATACTGCGCTACAAGGAAATGGGCAATGCTGTGATCGTCTGCAACCACTCTAATACTGAACGTGGCTATTTGAAGCAAGAGATGAGCAAACTGCTAGCGATTGAAGGCATCAATTGCATGGTCAGCAAGGCAGATGTCGACCCGCTGAGGGTCGTTTAG
- a CDS encoding uncharacterized protein (ancestral locus Anc_3.532), translated as MDPYSLKRDNRKKFQDKQRLKHRHATPSDRKYRSLKFQENQNEKKEAEENGDEGEEEVQPPSNEYRYHEDISMTFEHPAELERDLKASKKIREILRSKKEQEEPLAVSSSTKETVTTKSLHSMAVDDLNGILGGQTTSSNRGFDKPVRRISPTADKSASKAPEKTKSAASTVPDELQSAQDFLDDLI; from the coding sequence ATGGATCCATACAGTTTAAAGCGGGATAATCGGAAGAAGTTTCAGGACAAGCAGCGGTTGAAGCATCGCCATGCCACTCCCAGCGACAGGAAGTACCGGTCCCTCAAgtttcaagagaatcaaaacgagaagaaagaggcaGAGGAAAACGGAGATGAAGGCGAAGAGGAAGTTCAGCCCCCCTCCAATGAGTATAGGTATCATGAGGACATAAGTATGACATTCGAGCATCCCGCCGAGCTGGAAAGAGATCTCAAGGCcagcaagaagattcgAGAAATCTTGCGCtccaagaaggagcaggaaGAGCCGCTAGCTGTGTCGAGTTCAACCAAAGAGACAGTAACGACCAAGAGTCTGCATTCGATGGCTGTTGACGACCTCAACGGCATTTTGGGCGGGCAAACCACGTCGTCAAACCGCGGTTTTGACAAGCCAGTGAGACGAATCAGCCCGACAGCGGACAAGAGTGCCTCCAAGGCCCCTGAAAAGACCAAAAGCGCAGCGTCAACGGTGCCTGATGAACTGCAGTCGGCACAGGACTTCCTAGACGACCTTATATAG
- the EDC1 gene encoding Edc1p (ancestral locus Anc_3.533): MSTDTRYFNSSRLMSASGKNKTNGVTRLDKKRTQAEKKNKMRQETVVIPQPQLLPNGGKPDFGHSSSRRKQRSSSSGRHVSSSDPEARKSGEKQANTQQVTEDLKQLFLKPEDGSSKGKTKGSGEKSRKAKQGRPATSPSSSENRSVGFQSPDLHTAPIRSPLQGHNPVSSPVFVGPGLYPPPSPSSAPQKTYQGFLGHAYGNYSLASPAPGPHFMAPQAPLMNPLYPQLPLTQLPVMYKALDIQQQQQQVMSGYPPQNYHHYQSQHPQHPQQFNLSNLGIPYSLPVSASYCNGSPVTAVKPLEQEKPRKKTKDKTNATNTCFAGASFASSDPKVTNLPKPSFTKA, from the coding sequence ATGTCTACCGATACCAGGTACTTTAACAGCTCGAGGCTGATGTCAGCTTCTGGCAAAAACAAGACGAATGGTGTCACAAGATTAGATAAGAAGCGAACTCAggcagagaagaagaataaaATGAGGCAGGAGACTGTGGTTATACCGCAGCCGCAACTGTTGCCGAATGGTGGGAAACCAGACTTTGGTCACtcgagctcaagaagaaagcagagGAGTAGCAGTTCTGGAAGGCACGTCTCTTCGTCAGATCCTGAGGCTAGAAAGAGCGGTGAAAAGCAGGCTAATACCCAACAGGTGACGGAGGATCTCAAAcagctgttcttgaagccagAAGATGGAAGTTCGAAAGGCAAGACGAAAGGCAGCGGTGAAAAAAGTCGCAAAGCGAAGCAAGGAAGACCGGCTACATCGCCATCGAGCTCAGAAAATCGTTCTGTTGGGTTTCAATCGCCTGATTTGCATACAGCACCCATTCGCAGCCCACTTCAAGGCCACAATCCTGTAAGCTCCCCAGTCTTTGTAGGTCCGGGTCTTTATCCGCCTCCTTCACCATCCTCGGCACCACAGAAAACGTATCAGGGATTTCTTGGACACGCTTATGGAAATTATTCCCTGGCATCTCCAGCTCCAGGTCCACACTTTATGGCTCCCCAGGCACCATTAATGAACCCGTTATATCCTCAGCTGCCATTGACGCAGTTACCGGTCATGTACAAGGCATTGGatatccagcagcagcaacaacaggTTATGTCTGGTTATCCCCCTCAAAACTACCATCACTATCAGTCCCAGCATCCACAGCATCCACAGCAATTCAATCTCTCAAATTTGGGCATACCCTACTCGCTACCTGTATCAGCATCCTATTGTAATGGCTCACCAGTGACTGCAGTCAAACCTTTGgaacaagaaaaaccaagaaaaaaaacaaaagacAAAACCAATGCGACGAACACTTGCTTTGCTGGTGCGTCTTTCGCGTCGAGCGATCCAAAGGTAACCAACCTCCCCAAGCCCAGCTTCACGAAAGCTTGA